The Hypnocyclicus thermotrophus genome contains a region encoding:
- a CDS encoding undecaprenyl-diphosphate phosphatase, with protein MNVLLVIILSIVEGITEFLPISSTGHMILVNNFLKIGNLRKEFMDSFLVIIQLGAILSVVVYFFKELNPFVKDKDIFKEKMILWSKIVIGVLPAVVLGLLFDDMIEEYFMDSSLIVALMLILYGIIFMFIEKVIKKSKINKFDNINYSTAFIIGIFQCLAMIPGTSRSGATIMGGLLLGLTKAVAAEFSFFLAIPTMVGATLLKIVKNGLNFTLNEWGLLLLGSFLSFIIAYLSIKWLMDYLKNKSFKVFGIYRIILGIIVLLLLL; from the coding sequence ATGAATGTTTTATTAGTTATAATACTTTCTATAGTAGAAGGGATTACAGAGTTTTTACCAATAAGTAGTACAGGACATATGATACTTGTAAATAATTTTTTGAAAATAGGTAATTTAAGAAAAGAATTTATGGATTCTTTTTTAGTTATAATACAGTTAGGTGCTATTTTATCAGTTGTAGTATATTTTTTTAAAGAATTAAATCCATTTGTTAAAGATAAAGATATATTTAAAGAAAAAATGATACTTTGGAGCAAAATAGTAATAGGAGTATTACCAGCAGTAGTTTTAGGGCTTTTGTTTGATGATATGATAGAAGAATATTTTATGGATAGCAGTCTAATAGTAGCATTAATGCTTATATTATATGGAATAATATTTATGTTTATTGAAAAAGTTATAAAAAAATCAAAAATAAATAAATTTGATAATATAAATTATAGTACAGCATTTATAATAGGAATTTTTCAATGTCTCGCAATGATACCAGGAACATCTAGATCTGGTGCAACAATCATGGGAGGATTATTATTAGGCTTAACAAAAGCTGTAGCAGCAGAATTTTCATTTTTTTTAGCGATACCAACTATGGTTGGAGCAACTTTATTAAAAATAGTGAAAAATGGATTAAATTTTACATTAAATGAATGGGGATTATTGTTATTAGGTTCTTTTCTATCATTTATAATAGCATATTTATCAATTAAATGGCTTATGGATTATTTAAAAAATAAAAGTTTTAAAGTTTTTGGAATATATAGAATAATATTAGGGATTATAGTTTTATTATTATTATTATAA
- a CDS encoding type IV pilus twitching motility protein PilT, translating to MLEILQKAREEGASDIHIIAGRAPVYRIKGKIESFSEERLMPDNVKELIYSILNEEQRAKFEMDKELDFSFGIKGMGRYRANIHYQRGTIAAALRSINTEIPTIEELNLPETLNKFCELKNGIVLVTGPTGSGKSTTLAAMINKINKEQKSHIITIEDPIEYLHRHQNSIIEQREVGTDTDSFSRALKYALRQDPDVILIGELRDLETIEAALTAAETGHLVFATLHTRDAASTIDRIVDVFSHDQQQQIRLQLSNSLKGVISQQLIPKKDNSGMALAYELLVGTPAIANLIREAKTHQIYSMLETGKKYGMRTMESILRDLVSRNIIDETEMIKRLRDGSFLNSKSMSSGGWNNFY from the coding sequence ATGTTAGAAATTTTGCAAAAAGCAAGAGAAGAAGGAGCATCAGACATTCATATTATAGCAGGAAGAGCTCCAGTGTATAGAATCAAAGGTAAAATTGAAAGTTTTTCTGAAGAAAGACTTATGCCAGATAATGTAAAAGAACTGATTTATTCAATACTTAATGAAGAACAGAGAGCAAAATTTGAAATGGATAAAGAACTTGATTTTTCATTTGGAATAAAAGGAATGGGAAGATATAGAGCTAATATCCATTATCAAAGAGGTACTATAGCAGCAGCACTTCGTTCGATTAATACAGAAATACCTACTATTGAAGAATTAAATTTACCAGAAACACTTAATAAATTTTGCGAGCTAAAAAATGGGATAGTTCTTGTAACAGGTCCTACGGGAAGTGGAAAAAGTACAACATTAGCAGCTATGATAAATAAAATAAATAAAGAGCAAAAATCACATATTATAACAATTGAAGATCCTATAGAATATTTACATAGACATCAAAATTCAATAATAGAACAAAGAGAAGTAGGAACAGATACGGATAGTTTTTCAAGAGCTCTTAAATATGCACTTAGACAAGATCCGGATGTAATTTTAATAGGAGAACTTAGAGATTTAGAAACAATAGAAGCTGCTTTAACAGCAGCAGAAACAGGACATTTAGTATTTGCTACATTACATACAAGAGATGCTGCATCTACAATAGATAGAATTGTGGATGTGTTTTCACATGATCAACAACAACAGATAAGGTTACAACTTTCAAATTCTTTAAAAGGAGTAATTTCTCAACAACTTATTCCTAAAAAAGATAACTCGGGGATGGCGCTTGCTTATGAATTACTTGTGGGAACACCAGCAATCGCAAATCTTATAAGAGAAGCGAAAACACATCAAATATATTCTATGCTTGAAACTGGTAAAAAATATGGGATGAGAACAATGGAGTCAATACTTCGTGATTTAGTATCAAGAAATATAATAGATGAAACAGAAATGATAAAAAGACTTCGAGATGGAAGCTTTTTAAATTCAAAATCAATGAGTAGTGGTGGATGGAATAATTTTTATTAA
- a CDS encoding coproporphyrinogen III oxidase: MFSIKRNFEIREESIKEFVRILIPELLDKEIEFKLKYIADHILINTKIDNKEIEFKYKNYENYIEDQVIVMAKISLLLLMGKKYPWGGLIGVRPTKKFYTMYEIIKDVELVKKILKELYLLSEEKIELLETIFYKEQNLLDRKDNNKINVYIGIPFCPTKCKYCSFASYEIKSSIGKSYNEFVDCLLKEIEICSETLSKKKIESIYIGGGTPTTLTEEDLEKILIKINEKIDFTYLKEFTVEAGRIDTLSIKKLEIMKKYRVDRISINPQTFKEETLIKLNRYYNKDEFNKYYKIAKKLGFVINMDFILGLPGETTQDILNTLENIKKYNIENLTIHTLAIKRASHLYQENYKHIELDKVKIENKINEVLEEKKLKPYYMYRQKNTYNWGENIGYAVEGTECLFNMRTISEDQDTFGFGGGAITKKIEKIKEGIYKVNRIINPKDPNAYIKEFLDRLEKKINFFNKKSFLN; the protein is encoded by the coding sequence ATGTTTAGTATAAAAAGAAATTTTGAAATAAGAGAAGAATCTATAAAAGAATTTGTTAGAATACTAATTCCAGAACTTCTTGATAAAGAGATAGAGTTTAAATTAAAATATATAGCTGATCATATTTTAATTAATACCAAAATAGATAACAAAGAAATAGAATTTAAATATAAAAATTATGAGAATTATATAGAAGACCAAGTAATTGTGATGGCAAAAATATCTTTATTGTTACTTATGGGAAAAAAATACCCATGGGGAGGACTTATTGGAGTACGTCCTACTAAAAAATTTTATACAATGTATGAAATAATTAAAGATGTTGAATTAGTAAAAAAAATATTAAAAGAACTATATTTATTAAGTGAAGAAAAAATAGAACTTTTAGAAACTATATTTTATAAAGAACAAAATTTATTAGATAGAAAGGATAATAATAAAATAAATGTATATATAGGAATTCCTTTTTGTCCTACAAAATGTAAATATTGTTCATTTGCTTCATATGAAATAAAAAGTTCAATAGGTAAAAGTTATAATGAATTTGTGGATTGTTTATTAAAAGAGATAGAAATATGTAGTGAAACTTTATCTAAAAAGAAAATAGAGAGTATATATATAGGCGGAGGAACTCCAACGACTCTTACTGAAGAAGACTTGGAGAAAATATTAATAAAGATTAATGAAAAAATAGATTTTACTTATTTAAAAGAATTTACTGTAGAAGCAGGAAGGATAGATACTTTATCAATAAAAAAATTAGAGATAATGAAAAAATATAGAGTAGATAGAATAAGTATAAATCCACAAACATTTAAAGAAGAAACTCTTATAAAATTGAATAGATATTATAATAAAGATGAATTTAATAAATATTATAAAATAGCTAAAAAACTAGGATTTGTAATAAATATGGATTTTATTTTAGGATTGCCTGGAGAAACAACACAGGATATATTAAATACATTAGAAAATATAAAAAAATATAATATAGAAAATTTAACTATTCATACATTAGCAATTAAAAGAGCCTCACATCTTTATCAAGAAAATTATAAACATATAGAGCTTGATAAAGTAAAAATAGAAAATAAAATAAATGAAGTATTAGAAGAGAAAAAATTAAAACCTTATTATATGTATAGACAAAAAAATACATATAATTGGGGAGAAAATATAGGATATGCAGTAGAAGGAACAGAGTGTCTTTTTAATATGCGTACTATATCAGAAGATCAAGATACATTTGGATTTGGGGGAGGTGCAATAACTAAAAAAATAGAAAAAATAAAAGAAGGAATATATAAAGTAAACAGAATAATTAATCCTAAAGATCCAAATGCTTATATAAAAGAATTTTTGGATAGATTAGAAAAAAAAATAAATTTTTTCAATAAAAAAAGCTTCCTAAATTAA
- a CDS encoding ROK family protein, translating to MRYFLTFDVGGTFIKYSLSDENANFLETSKIPTNRDGDKILTDLIKIINKYKKEYTISGLAFSLPGFIDVDKGYSITGGIIKEFYGFEFKKILEEKTGIPVEVENDANCVALAEKWRGHATNSNNFISFTIGTGIGGGIFCNGSLIRGYGFGAGEFGMQINQRKNILYNMTSSTRGGLILEYAERKGLKEEDVSGKLVYELAEKGDKDALEIIEQFYEDITIMIFNLSVVLNPEIIIISGAISAREELFKEINKRLNYITSQNFFLQKIKLPKIIRSKFINDAGKVGALYHFLEMEKNRKKN from the coding sequence ATGAGATATTTTTTAACTTTTGATGTTGGTGGAACTTTTATTAAATATTCTCTATCAGATGAAAATGCAAATTTTTTAGAAACATCAAAAATTCCCACAAATAGAGATGGTGATAAAATACTTACCGATTTAATTAAAATAATTAATAAATATAAAAAAGAATATACTATTTCTGGTTTAGCATTTAGTTTACCTGGTTTTATTGATGTAGATAAAGGATATTCTATAACTGGCGGTATTATAAAAGAATTTTATGGTTTTGAATTTAAAAAAATTTTAGAAGAAAAAACTGGTATTCCTGTAGAAGTTGAAAATGATGCAAATTGTGTAGCTCTTGCTGAAAAATGGCGAGGTCATGCCACTAATTCTAATAATTTTATCTCTTTTACAATAGGTACTGGAATTGGTGGTGGAATATTTTGTAATGGATCTCTGATCAGAGGATATGGCTTTGGTGCTGGCGAATTTGGTATGCAAATCAATCAAAGAAAAAACATATTATATAATATGACTTCTAGTACACGTGGTGGATTAATTTTAGAATATGCTGAAAGAAAAGGACTAAAAGAAGAAGATGTTTCTGGTAAATTAGTATATGAATTAGCCGAAAAAGGCGATAAAGATGCTTTAGAAATTATAGAACAATTTTATGAGGATATTACTATTATGATATTTAATTTAAGCGTAGTACTTAATCCTGAAATAATTATAATAAGTGGTGCTATAAGTGCTCGAGAAGAACTTTTTAAAGAAATTAATAAACGATTAAATTATATTACTTCTCAAAATTTTTTCTTACAAAAAATAAAACTTCCTAAAATAATTAGAAGTAAATTTATAAATGATGCTGGAAAAGTAGGTGCATTATATCACTTTTTAGAAATGGAAAAAAATAGAAAAAAAAACTAG